In Thermoanaerobacterium xylanolyticum LX-11, the genomic window TTACTACGGCTAATACATTCTTTTCTCTTTTTATATTCTGCAGCTTTCGCTTAAACTCTCTTTTATCCTCTATATTTAAAGGTATGATGTCGATTCCTGCTGATTTTAGATTGAGCTTTTTCTCTAAGATTGATTTTAATTTCAATGCAGTACCTTCACCTGTAATGCAGGCAGTTATTATGACATCATTTTTAAATCCGTTTTGCATCTCAAAGTTGTCCTTATATATTCTCCCTATATAAGGGCTCAAATTAACTGCAGAATCGTAAACTTCATCAAGTGATGCATTTAATAATGCTTTTCTTCCTGCTTCTAATACCATAGGTGTTGATGCCATTTCAACCGTTTTAACCGGAATGCCTGTTTTTTCGTATACCATATCACCAAAGAATACCAATGATCCCATGTCTACTAATAGCAGTACACCTTTTCCCTTATTTGTCTTTTTGATTAAATCGCAAAGATTATTAAGGGCTATTTCAGGTTTCTGGTCAAGTGGCATATTGTATCCTACGACAAAATTGTCCCCCAACAATCTATTTGACACATCTGCTATTGATGTAGCCGTGGACTCACCATGCATCGCGACTATGACGCTAACCTTTTCTTCGTCTTTTTCTTGTTTTATGTCAAGGCACAAAAACATGGTTATAAAGCCTACTTCATCTTCTGGAACCTCTATGTCAAATTCTCTCTCTATCAATTTTTTAAGCTCTTTAGAAACTTCAAACTCATCCTTGTATATCCTTTTTATGTCGTCTAATTGATGGTTTTCTATTTTCTTGCCGCTTGATATCCTTTCGATTGAGCTGGCAACGTGCATAGAAAGTCCGTACAGTGTCTTTTCACTAAACTCTCTTTTTAACATTTTTCCTGCATGATTCAGAAAATTATCCACAATATCAACAATTCTCTTGTCGACAACTTTATAAAGCTCTTCTAAATTATATCTTTTGGCTTCATCAATATATCTTTTCAGATACGTTTCTATATCAAGATTCATTATGAGTTTTATGTCATCTTCATTTATACCTTTTTTCTCCAGAGATTTACGCTTTTCTTCCAGTGCTTCGTAAAAGTTAAATGATTTACTATCTTCAGATGCGATAATGTCCATTTTGTCTATTGAAAACATTATTTTGTCGTCTTTTACAAATTTATCAATTTTATCTTTTTCCTCTTTGTATTTGAAAAGCCCTCTCTTTATATATTGTGGAAGATCCTCTGTATGTATTACTACTTCCCTGTCTCTATTCATCATGAATCCAAGGTATGCCTTTGCCGCACAAAGTTTTATGTCGCTTTTTAACTGTCCTATGTTGTTTGGGCAATCATAAAGCAGAAATGCCTTCAATGCGTTTGATGTTATTGATATGTCGTTTTTGATTATAGATGCCTCATCAATCATAAAATTTTTTATTATTTCAAATCTCTCT contains:
- a CDS encoding sigma 54-interacting transcriptional regulator; this translates as MKRIDKVYEKLKEICLRQLKNDGMITGCSAIDLSNELNIHRANVSSDLNKMYKDGKIDKIEGKPVLFSIRQAELAKNLNTVEEDAFKKIIGSNLSLKNAVQQAKAAIMYPPHGLHTLILGETGTGKSMFAETMYEYAKEIGRIKTNAPFVTFNCADYANNPQLLMAQLFGVKKGAYTGADKDKIGIVEKADKGILFLDEVHRLPPEGQEMLFYLIDKGMFRHLGETDVQHKVDVLIICATTENVESILLKTFTRRIPMVINLPSLKERTYEERFEIIKNFMIDEASIIKNDISITSNALKAFLLYDCPNNIGQLKSDIKLCAAKAYLGFMMNRDREVVIHTEDLPQYIKRGLFKYKEEKDKIDKFVKDDKIMFSIDKMDIIASEDSKSFNFYEALEEKRKSLEKKGINEDDIKLIMNLDIETYLKRYIDEAKRYNLEELYKVVDKRIVDIVDNFLNHAGKMLKREFSEKTLYGLSMHVASSIERISSGKKIENHQLDDIKRIYKDEFEVSKELKKLIEREFDIEVPEDEVGFITMFLCLDIKQEKDEEKVSVIVAMHGESTATSIADVSNRLLGDNFVVGYNMPLDQKPEIALNNLCDLIKKTNKGKGVLLLVDMGSLVFFGDMVYEKTGIPVKTVEMASTPMVLEAGRKALLNASLDEVYDSAVNLSPYIGRIYKDNFEMQNGFKNDVIITACITGEGTALKLKSILEKKLNLKSAGIDIIPLNIEDKREFKRKLQNIKREKNVLAVVSAFDPGDDTLKYISPTDVFDNRKLSSLKVMIDSKDALETIDNMKEIIAENVNIDAGKYINAFKEFYLNIAENNVTLDNDKIIGLILHLACAIERVLNSGELIRIKNCKTIIENNTSKYEMIKTAVKPVNEAFNVTLSDDECVSIMKIIYSL